The sequence aaaaatatacttactaccaCAAAAATCACACTGTACATCCAGTTTCGTTCCGATATCAAATCATTCACAGAGAAGCAGAGATGTTGACTTCTAAGGCGCAATTGCAATAACATGGTAATAGATTTTACAGATCGAAATGAagagagcgaaacgtgcgtagagtagAGAGTGAGTAGTAACGTTTGAAATACCtgtgtgatatttttaattacggtgttttttttttttaaataaaccacaTGGATTTGCTTTGCTTTGTACTTACAATGCTTGTATCATTACGTGAACTGACTGCAAATGATCGTGGTTCTATTCATGTATTAATACAATACAAGCTTTTACAAGGTACTGTGTCTATAGCACTACCGTGTTGTCAACATAACGAACACAGTAATAGCCATGGCTATGTAAAGTGTACCAACTAAGTTGTGATTAGCCCGAAGAGTCTTGCATCAAGTCGCGTAGTGGTCTGCAAATTATCGGCCAATCACATAACTTGGTTTGGCCGTACGTTGAACCGCCGTGTAAACGATCGCCGCCGTACAGACAGAACCTTGAATGTGTGAAAAGCGTCTAAACGTGTATCCATAATTCCGTACACAGTCGTAAATTGCAGTAAAAAAGACAAGCAAGTGTGCAAAATAAGtgtgttaaaaaaattgattgctTTATTAAGAAAACCATAAAATGGTAGATAgtgttttattgatattatttcatAGAGTCTCGAACAATATATAATGCATTGGGCAACGTTTCTCAAAGATTTTTGGATTTCGACCGCTGAGTTATgagtttttcaatttatttgtattttattgtcGTTATAGAATCTACGTTTTTGttataagttaaaattattatttttttttttcactacaataGTTTTGAGTCCATTTTATAATcttctgtttaaaaataaaggtcATATATACCTAAATCTTAGAGTCTTTACGTCTTGGGGGGTGCAATCCCGAGTTTGAGAAACAATGTGAGAGGCCACTTAACTTGACATTAAtacattgttataaaaatatgttgtatCTACTAACTTTTAAGACATTTTATGACTAAGTAaatttaataagtaggtatctaACCGTGTTGATTTTCAGCCCACGTTAGTACACATTAAGCTCAAATGGTGTTTGATGTATAATTAAAGCCGTGTACAGACTACTTGAAGttgtaatacttttaaaaagtgCACTTATCATCCTAGAAACTTATATTTAACTACATGAGTGCCTAATTATTTGTTTCTATGTTGGAATTATACTAAAACGTCTCTTGATGCCTTATTATGTTAAGCTGATCTTACACAGCCAAAATCCGTTTGAGGTTATTATTCTATAAGATTTTAGTATTCCAAAACGGCGCTGATGCCAGTGTATCGGTAAATCCATTTTTAAGCAAGTAtttgcataatattattattgaacccccgacgcaaaaacctaaactattttgattatgttttttttatttgaaaggtgaattagagAAGGGGAACGTGAAGGGGAGTGTTCTCAGCTATGTGGTATAAAAATCGGTCTAATGTggtcgccgccacaaaatggcgagtTACCtttatactcgtattttttcacaactgccTTCACattggtatcaaattaaagaGTTTGACTAGTACTATACTATACACTGTgacaaattaaaaagataacATCCAAAATGGACGCTACAAAAAATGgcaattacatttttttcataaaattggTGTCAAATGATAGGACTTGTGTCTGAAAGAATGAAAGGAATCGCACTATaaaatacactatgacaaatttcaaatctaagATGGCTGCCACAAGGAAATATTGACTTTTGATTTAACTACGGGCTCAATGTTGGTATCAAATTAAACCGCCGGAcaactaaataatgtacacttttTCGAAAGTTggggttttttatttattattatttattaattatttgaattcAATAATCAATTGAATTACTATAAGGTATCATAAATTTCGCCCTATTTCCATACCAACTAGTAAACATCATAATATATGGATGCGTTGACAGAGTAAATTAATCTCAAACAACCTTAAACCTACAATGAATAACAAATAACTTAGTGTGATTAACCCTATTAACACAATGATTAATATTACaatgacagaaaaaaatattcaacaacaTAGAGATTTCTGTCCAATGTGGAAAATGACATCACGTGTCGGATATTAATGGTGCAAAAAAGTGAAGACCACAGGGTGTGTTGATGTTGAGTCATtgttaattatgtagaaatacaTTCGCTtcctaatttataaaaataatgatcgcgTAAATGGAAATCGTTGAACGCGATAACATTGGCACTTTTACGGATATCCTCATTTCTGTTTTAACCGCATTGAAATTTTTTCAAGAATAGCTCTTcttcatttcttttttattacaagaattgacggaccaagcagatggcccatctgatgataagtggaaaatcattgcCTGCAAACAGAGGAGGCTAAGCAAGGAACACGCTCTGTGTTCATCAACTGGAGCCATCAAGCTCATGTCTCTGTTATTTCATCGACAACTGTACCCTTAAGATCGGAAAAATCTTGCTGCTTGTTGGTACAAATAAGCACGGGGGTAGTACTTTCCCTGTtaagctatgtcacaaaaagcttaacTGGAATTAAAACATTCGTacatgtataattatactgtgcGGTTAAGTACCCGTTGAAGAGCTATATTATACTGCTCTAGTTGTTACCATTTAGgagtttaaatagaaaaatatgttaattaaaAGAGAACATGAATATTATTACCAGCAACCAGTATGTTCTCGcctttatacaaaataatttaaaaaagataaagtAAATCGACGCCATAGAGTCTGTTCcgaataaatacaattatttttttaacgtgattaataatgaacattatgtaaatataGATACAGTAGCaaaaaatcaaattacttttaaagtatTGGATCAACGTGCGATGAAGTCGTTTATAGCTCTGCGAAAGTAACATCGTTAAATAAGTCGTGAATATGATCCATAATCCATGTTAGTTATTCCGTGAAGTTACTACCACcgaattttaacttaaaaatatgtacattcgtcatcatcatgtcaagcAATGGACGTCAGCTGCTGGACCTATGTCCAGCCTAAAAACACCTACCATAGTCTTGACTGACGTAGACTATTCTTGCGATTCTCTTGATGCCACTTCGTCGGGGTTTTACCAACGCTGTGACTTGTAACTAAAAATTAGTCCATTACATACAGtagaactttaaaaaattgGCACATTTCGTTTTAATATTACGAAATGAAGACAAGACAAGTCCCAAATATTACGAATGTAGTAagatgtattaaaattattttcctgGTATAAGATTATGGAGTTATATCCTAGATATGAGTGATCAGCTGTCCTGTACCCCTGGTTTTAGCCACTCGCGTCAAAACCAAGGTAACAATAGATAATATTGATATACCTCAACTTTCTTTTCAATTGTCTTCCTGTCCTCCTTTATTACGATACCTATGCCaatcaacaaaataataaagtttagcTACTTTATATGTAAGAAAGcgaaaattgaatttatgaaTGCTGGTTTACTTGTTCCCCGCAACTTAATTCGCCTTTGATATGGATTATCTAAAATCCGTCAGGAGCAATCTATTTTGTCGGATTAAAAGGTGTCCAAAATCCTTGCATCCCTCGATGCAATCAATCTCTTACTTGGATAAAAGGAGATACTTTGCGGACTTGCATAATATACAAAGATCATCAAAGCTTATATGCTATAATTCTCAAAAATCAGGCAAATCTGCTCGGTTACATCACAATAAGGTATAGGTAcctaatttcattttttttatcatcacacTACTCAATTCTTTTACGTACGTTTGCTCTGACACTAAAATATTCTCAGAAGTTTTACAATGCACAATGGCAAATCAACATTAACGTTCAATTTTATCGGAAACCTTTTATTAGTTTTGTCTTGTGAAAAGGTAATAAagttgaaatgaaaatgaatgaagctaacaatatattataatagactATTAAAACACTTTCCTTTAGCGCCATCTTACAACATGTTAGCAAATCATTTCGTTGTAaggttcgtcaacttaaaactaacaacGCGATTCTAAAAAgttctactagatggcgctgtttgtTAATAAGTTTATGAAAAAAAGTCTAACAATAGTACTCAGAATTCAGAACAACttcagtaggtatatatatttttcacaaacatattttaaggtaggcaaattaaataaacagaatgatgaataactatttattatgtttaaaatctCACTGCAAGAAACACACAAATAACTTCATACCAAACTATACTTAAACATACTATAGGCATTCTATAAAAACTGGATAGCAATTCTCATTTTCCTCAACAACTGTTCTAGCCATAGGCGCGTTACTGTTTCTCAGCTTAACTTTTGTGTTGTTGTTGAGAACTATATCGGAAAATGTATCAACAACAATTTTTCTATGTTGCTGAGGTATTTCCAAAGACGGCAGTtgctttgcatgccctgtgataAAACCAACCTCTCGGCAAATGGCCTCCAATTTCAACTTGGTGTGATTCTGGGTAGAATAACATTTCGAGTGCCAGACTCCGTGCGACCGAATTGTCACTTCTCCCGTACCgtgcctaaaataaaatatatacaagggtgaaattaatatatgaattatgttaattactataaataaatttgaagaatTGAAGCGTTCAAATcacattgggcaggagctcgacaaCCCAatcggggggccgaattcgaatcccaacacgcaccactgagttatgtgcgttttaagtaattaaaatatcacttgcttccacggCTAAAGAAACATccttaggaaacctgcatgcctgagagttctacataatgttctcaaaggtgtgtggagtcaaccaatccgcaataggccagcgtggtggactaccatTCTCactgcgggaggagacccgtgctctgtagtgggccggtgatgatgATGGCGATGACTCTAAATAAAGATATTGAAGCTACTATGTAACAACTATAGTTGCAGAAAAtcttaatcatcattatcaacccattagcagTGAACAACAAAAACCCAGAgacaaaatgagaagggttgaggccgtagtccacctggCTGGTAAATTGCAGATTGTTAGAcctcacacacccttgagaaaattacagagaactctcagacatagCTGGTTTACTCAGGATGTTTATCCTTCACCGctaagcgagtgatatttaattgcttgaactACGCTCATAAAAGTTGGTAGAGCGTGCCTTTGATCGTACTCCCCCAAGTaaggctgaagtcctaaccacgaGGCCATAATCCCTAAGCACtttcttaattttgtttaattagagTTCAAAGCTTTATATCTCACTTCTTACGACAGAAGAAGCCTTTGATTGATAGACAAAGCAGATGgcatgatggtaagtggaaaaccatcgactataaccagagcaacaattcacagggcatgcaaggagcacgtcctgcaacatgccgacCTGTGTCCTCAATTTGAGGCGTAccttcatgtgcctgtaactacaccggcaacgcccttcagaccggaacacagtattgcagcATTACAGCACAACATTgtattccccggacgagctctgtcacaagaagctctactcctaaaaaaattcaaaataacttACGGAGTTCCTATTGGTGCACTAAGACCAATGCAATTCTTTTCATCTTCGCCATTTGGACAATCACGGACACCATCACACACCATATCTAAAGCAACACAATAGTCTTCTGTTTGTGTAGAGGATCCTGTACACCTGTGAATGAAATAAAGTGCAGTTCCTGTCAATCTATTACCGCTTTAAAATACGCAGCAAGTTACAAGCACGGCTTTTATAGAAAGGAGAATACTTTCCTCCGACTAGGAatacaattaacgtgtccatctgccaAAGGATTGCAACAGAAAATAGAAGATTACTCCCATTTATTATTTCTCAATGTTCGGCAAGTTGATAAAGCAATGGGGGAAGGTAATATATtgttctttccccggggagaaaaatgtcccCTGCCTATGCTAGCAGTACGATATACCCTGATAAAAACTATTGCGCAACGCTTTGTGCATACGGCGCTctatattattaggtattacATTTGTgagtttttatatgtattttcacaGGAATAACCTCTTAACTCTAACTTAGAAAACATGTTTTCCCAGACTATTCTCATAAGGAAGTGCACCTTCTCAATTTGCCTCATATCGTTATTTTAACTTATATTAAACGCAATTGTAGgcttttttgttacgctttcaagcctTCAATAGAAAACCGATTATTACGGAATTTTTACATACACGTTGTCATAGTACAGAAAAAGACACAGGGTAGGGTCACACCCTTTgtccagaaaaaaaataatccagcttctatattatatttatagcatTGCGATCAGCAATACGCGAGATAAGCGttgtatatgattttattttatttatttattacgttacgACATTTAGTTAAAGTTAGTGACACCGCAGAAGAagagatgttttattttttcttaaataggtACAATTCTATCTTCtatgaaaaatacattttctacATATAACATGAGATAATGAGATAAGTGCAACAAGTAAACCTAAGTAACACAGTAAATTTTTCAATGGCGCGGAAGCGGTCCATGATCATGTTAGTCCTCAAGTCGCAGGCTATATCTGTGCAAAATTTTGGCATCCAAACAAATCCAAACATATTAACATTTTCGCTTTTGTATTATTACTATGGTATAGAGAATGTATAATTCATCAAGTTAGAGTGAGAGATCGGGTCATACTAACTTAAAACCCCTTTTCGCATGACATTTACAGAACATCGGATCTTCATCACTTCGGTCATGGCAGTGCAGGATTCCGTCACAAAGCCTCGACGGCATCACACGCCTGAGGTAGTCTGAGCATTTAGTGTGGCCCGGCTCATCCGTGCCGTCTCCACAATCGTCATGACCATCTTTGAAGAGCTCTTTTAGAATGCAGCGGCCATTGTTGCATTTTAATTGGCCAACTGGACATTCTGAAAGGAAAAGCGCAATTTGAAATCATAAAACATCGAATATGGCAGACGCTGCTGGGCACCGGCCTTTTCTTTCGAAAGAGATTTGCCCTTAGAACATAGATGTTTCTTGTGGGTTGACGGGCTTTAACGATCAAATAAAGCTCTCCAAGGCTCGGGGATGGACAGCACTAATATCCAACCTCCGGACTTGTCtcaattatttgtcacatgttatatatatataaactacaatactcacttaaggctaagcgatactgaatactttaaaaacaaaatcaaacgcagacgaagtcgcgggcaacagctagtatatatatatataacatgtgactgtcaattaattaaagacaaataatttgcaataaaataaaattgcgactataattaaagatctaagctatcctatctcttaagttggaccagactgctcacggtgtgccaatttaatttaaaatcgtttaagtagtttaggagtccatcgcggacaaacatcgtgacaggagatttatatatattaagatataaagaTATACCAAAAATAGTAAGGTATTATGTTTTTGACAAAAAACCAGattggagttaggaaatttgcgTCATCCACCACTGTGCTCCGAAGAGCTTTCGGTCCCAGTTACTATAAATTACATGGGTAACAATCTTTAATGTCCACCTTAACGATTGCTACGTGCATTTAGAACAGTTGAAGGTTTTATGTAATTTGCTTTATGGGAAAGGAGACTTTAGacaacacataaaaaaataatttgctgAGGATATTGATGTATTTTTATGGGAACCTTATTATCTTTGGTTTGAATGAAAGATAATATCGCAAATCTGactagatataaaaatatatagtagcATATTGTATGTTTTAAAGAATTTCTTACCACATCCACGGTTGAGAGGATCAAGGGCACatagatcatttttttttcgacATGCGTCTTTTGATTCATCTGCAGCATCTTCACAGTCGGTTACTCCATCACAGACATTTCGCAATTCTATACACATGCCTCGTTGACATCTTGTACCTTGACATTCATCAAGTAGATTTTCATCTACAGAATATATCAATGGcttttctgtaaataaaatgGGTTGTTATTCTCcctaaaacattattttctcaATGAACCTAGCAGTTCCTGAAACACTAAGTTATCTTACTAACGTAAGCACTTTCCGTGCAGAAACAGCTAAGTTTTTATTTCCGACTAGTAAGGTGAAACTAGCGATAAAGTAGGATTTTTTAGcttaatatagtaataatatagtGTTTTTGATATCCATAAGGGATATCAAAAACACTACGGAGCACTAAAGTCGCGGGCATCGGCTAGTATTAAACTCTTTTATGTAATGATTAAATTGGTACGCCAAAACAGGGTATTCACATGCTATTTTGCATTACAACTTATAAGGTAATAAATAGTACAAAGATGAATATTGcttgataaattaattgaaattgaataaaagGATGAAAAGTCCTCGATGGGTATGCACAGAACTTGGACAAACTTATCTCGTATCTAATTGGATAGTGTACCTTAATAAAGATAGCGCAATGGGCACTTCTGTTCCAATGAAATTTTGCTTTTGGTGAtccaaaattgtattatttagtttattatgcAGTATATTTCTCACCTTCCTTCCAGTGAGTGGAAATTCTTGTACAAGATGTGGGCAGATGCATTATTAGCCCGCGGCTTTCAAACAACTTCTATTAGGGCAAAACTTTGCTTGCTAATGCATTGAAGCTTAACATCCTATACAGAAAGTTATCCAGACTTGCCCTAGCTTAATATATTGCGGCTGTAAAATAGAATAGTGTATACCTTCATAGTATTTAATTTCATGTTTGAGATTTCCAATATCTGTTCCAACTATTCGATTACTACAATCGTTATGTTGAATAAATGAAGCGGCTGGATACCAGCCTTGTTTTGTATGGCAACTAATTATTCCAGACCATTGAGGCTCAACACCcggctataaaaataaaaatgagaaaACAATTTTAGTTCTACCTTTATTTCTATTGAATATTATAAGCGGTTAGGATTTGGGCCTCAGTTTTAGGGACTTAGTTTTATCCCCAGCAAaaccctctaacttttcgaaaagatgtaatttaagcaaataaatatcatgTGAATTCTACTCATTATTCCCGTGCCATGtagtaataagttaataataaatgtatgtatggtAATATACCATAATTATTTAGCCCCTACATTAACTACTATCCCTTTTATAACTTTTggggaaatataattttatagtttgctTGTAGTAAAGGTAtgttaaataatgaataaacttCTATTGTATTccacaaaaagaaaaggaaATAGAAAAATAGGCGTATGGCTTACAATAATTAACATAGCCTTCTGATCTTTTCCAGAAAAACAATGCCTTTTCTAGACACACTACAGAAGCTATGTAAACGTAATAACAgatttcaaaattaaacactGACAAAGATTTCTACGTTTGACATCGACTATTTTGAAACGTGTGAGTTCAGAATGTAATTTCATTATAGAAGAAACAGAGTaaacacgaaataatattagtcaatttgaaattaattgtgAACTTACATTACACATACTATCATTCCCTTCTTGACGGATAAAACATCGGTTGTGTAGATCGCAGTCATCTGTTTCCTTTAGTAAGAcattgaatgttttatttttagtctgtCCAACAGCTACGCATATTGTATTTTTCGTATCCTCAGAAAATCTACAAATCAATTTATAGTAAATTCATACaacaattagtaaaataaagttaaatattgcAATTTAAGTGAAGTTTGCGTTATCGCTATGTTGTATGGTTTTAATGCTATTCTATTCacctttaataattaaatatccttCAAATTTagtcaaataaaatacttttttacttACGAGGACGTAACAACCATTGGTTTTACCATAACAGTGTATACTGCAGGCTCTTTTAAGTGCAGAAGAATAACTCTACTTCGGTATAAGTCTTTTTTTGCATCAATTTGATATACTTGTTCATAAGGACCTATCGTAGAATGTAATGTCTTGTGTGATCCAAGTAAAACAGAAATATAGTGGTGGCTCAAACTGaaaccaaatttatattttatcgttttaatatttatttattaaatttatcaatttacctcctagaaataaaaagattaaCAACTCACTTGTAACTTTGAAGACAGTTATGACTTATTAAAACCCAGGACAAATCTACCAGAACACCTGTACACATAAATTTTCCATCAACGTACAACTTTGCTACCCAAGGCCACATAAAGGTTGAAATTTCTTCCATATTTTTACTTGTGCGAAGATCTTGAGTAGGATTAAAATGTGTGAACAAAGAATGGTCACAAAAAACGTACAGGGTCATACAAGTTCTTGTTATATTAGGTACACAttcttcttttataatttcaggtttttcaataataatatttctcagtgaatgattattattttcactttgaAAAGAAAAGTGCACGGGAATTTTGACATCAATATCtcgtttattctttttattatcaccGACATTATTAACCAGGTTATCTTGCATATTTATGTACTTCATTAAATACCTATTAGCCGAACTGAAAATTTAcatgattttatattaattgttaccaaaatagttaaaatactaaaattataatttttatttgtatttgatttatttaattcttatgtTACCTGAAACCTAAATATCGGCAAATATGAATAGCAGTTTCCTCTTGCGTTTCAATTTGCATATCTTTTTCACATACTATTTGCCAATTATTTTCAtgcttttttgttataaatccTTCCAAATTGACTTCTGGTCTTccatttaaatcatttattatatttctgcCATTTGATAAGGTAACTAAAATCGATTCTTTAATGTATTAAAGATATTGAAGATACGTAATAAGCCCAAAGGGTTAGTTAGCAATGTTTTACTTACAACAATCCAATTCATCCTCTCCTAGTGGACATTGCGGTATTCCAtcacatatatattttgtatctaaGCAAATTTGACTTCGTTTACATAGAAACTGGTTTTCCTCACAagaaactgaataaaaaaaatataggtttaCATAGCGCCTTCTTTTGACCGTAGTTAAAATGCTAAGTACGAGACCAATGATGCTAGTAGTTAAAATGTTCGATTAAGGCTAAAGTTACTGATTGTCGGTTAAGCTTTTAATTGCCGGTGactaggttaggtttttttttcataaattcttATTACTAGCTATTTTTTGCTGTTGCTATCCACAAGCACATTAAACCTGCGACCCCGATTATTACTATGAACATTAAATGtcataataatgtttaaagCTCACCAAAATTCCAATGAATGTTAGTGGGCTTGtaacattattatcattatagcAGCGAGAAGGATCTAATCTCTATATGCCTCTGTTTTGTTTGTGAACAGCCTGCCTTCTCAATCGAGTTCCTTTCTGTAAGAATTTAGTTGCACTCTGGTGGTTGACACAATCTTTTTGAAAAATTACTCAAACTGGCCTCGGACTAGAAATAAGGTTAGATCTTTTTACATTAAGATCATCATGATCTTAATGtaaaaagttaagtttaattCGTCAGATATTATAAAACGACATTTACGAAACCaaattccataatattatgttaatcgTATTGGTTGAAAATAAACTGTTACtgatttaaagatataataattgtttgtatGGGAGTCTACCCTCTATCCTGTGTttgaaaaataactaaaaatcgGCTCATATTTGTTGatgtctaaaaataaaacatgcctTGACGACTTCTTTGACGAACACCGTAGTTAGAAAATAAGTGTAAGTTAACTAAATGCTACAGGCTCCAGTAAAtcaggaaatatttattttcaataactacTTACAACAATCAATTTCATCTTGCCCTTGGGCGCAGTCAATGTTTCCATCGcatataagtttgctgtcataTGTTGTTAAATAGTCTAAGCATGTACAATCCAATTCATCAGTTCCATCTTCACAATCCGGTTTATGATCACAACGGGTAGTAAACGGCACGATTTGGTAAATACTGTAATTGCAAACGAAATTTAAAAGCGattgtatattatatgaatCGTTTTAAAGATACTCTAACAACCAAATATAAAAGAGCTAAGTTTCTTTAGGaaagataattaaattatttaaaaaaatcacatacCGCCTACATTGAAATTCGATTGGTGTTAAGTGTTTCTTCCTTATTTTTGCCGGTTGGAGCTCTAATACTGCTATATCTTCTATTTCACTAATACTTCCCTTAGAGACGAGAGAGTTGGTGTTGTCAGAATTACTCTctgaatgttttgtttcagaTTCCTCGcgatcgtttttattttttgtatctacattctttatatcattatttataacaCTAGACTGTGGCAAAAGTTCAACTATTAAATTATCTGACTCTTGAACTAATTTACTTTTGTCACTTTCTTCATTTTTTGTATCATGCTCTAGATAATCTTGACGTTCATAACTAACAGTTGTTGTTTTTTGATTATCAGTTTGTACAAGTGCTGGCAAAGTGGTTGTTGAAAGCGTATAATCTTCATTATTGTCTTTTTTATTCAGTGTATTTGAATCTGTGTCTAAGATGGATGACAAAGATTGCAACGTATACTTTGTGGTATCTATTTTAAATTCCAGTTGTTCCGGCTCTTCGTTAATTGGGTCTGAAGTTACTAATTCATCAACGACTTCTTGTTTACCAATTTCCTGTGAATAATCTAGGTTTGGAATTTCTATAGTAGACGCATACATCATATCATTAGCACTTGTATCTAAATCAGTTACTGGTTTTAATATTCTACGTGTTAATGTCACGTTATGATCATCAATGCCATATTGAGTTGTGCTttcaatatttgtataatttttgtaactaGGCTCACTTGACTCGGAAATCAATTCATCTACCAAA comes from Pararge aegeria chromosome 9, ilParAegt1.1, whole genome shotgun sequence and encodes:
- the LOC120626616 gene encoding serine protease nudel, producing the protein MMAPSPDEKKAVGLLPMDLAETNNGKTSLKWYPVLQKVLAIVILILFIVGFYILILRLLENDDKIHNTDIFVVSGFREGQNMTILQDKMEIFLQFNNKTFNSISRKRKKRETMSLPKYSADKKTNQVTKNDKFKDNEIQRLRKMISEHDVLCNDESHKDACKELVMKIKLLTENNFSNHIDNKKYDSSIKNALERYIKTKADKNPSDVSKRETTFNVAKPMNSGKKERDLMNSFGFPHQIIHTHSDKFPRESRNSQLTDTCLLARLMRQSFPELEGVYDNPQLDYQSQVSPYTSRHVPSSYFSPYNQDREVDAHKHKLHPQDVEIAMHFVEPKHNKDSTSKDAFSNTSVNEVECPVGMISCSDGSSCVDEKDWCDGKVDCSDVSDEARCTCKSRVDVSRICDGYFDCPFGEDEMGCNGCSENAFSCEDVNMNARSTCYSKEQRCNNIADCPNHKDEIECSMLAPSLHKKPLFAVSNTEGFLHRNYKGNWYAVCNNPYMWAHDACRRETGLIIRPPFIQVLPIDPLIKVNYISTAPGGLVHTTNECLNSSAVYVTCPDLLCGTRMLTSSQLIKEDAAIESRLFGRNKRFLFPYRAMFYGGRAKRYVPNQNIKSDMLFKYLNSAKFDESRRKRAEGRVVGGKPSQPTAWPWTVALYRDGMFHCGGVIINQNWIMTAAHCVNKFWQHYYEVQVGMLRRFSFSPQEQNYRITHVIVNQNYNQESMKNDLSLLRVKPGIQFSRWARPICLPSPEVAGSDWMWGPPAGTICTAVGWGATEERGPDPDHMREVEIPIWENCKHEEDQSGKEICAGFMAGGKDACQGDSGGPLLCRNPMNTQQWYVAGIVSHGDGCGRKDEPGVYTRVSLFVPWIKYHITSKRLPIIQPKQECPGFRCDSGILKCLPKKRMCDKIIDCLDGEDELNCDINTLLESNEKISIPNPLTREINENSNGNKSKEIINNSLSIENSTEDDDKVTTSKILVTTLVDELISESSEPSYKNYTNIESTTQYGIDDHNVTLTRRILKPVTDLDTSANDMMYASTIEIPNLDYSQEIGKQEVVDELVTSDPINEEPEQLEFKIDTTKYTLQSLSSILDTDSNTLNKKDNNEDYTLSTTTLPALVQTDNQKTTTVSYERQDYLEHDTKNEESDKSKLVQESDNLIVELLPQSSVINNDIKNVDTKNKNDREESETKHSESNSDNTNSLVSKGSISEIEDIAVLELQPAKIRKKHLTPIEFQCRRIYQIVPFTTRCDHKPDCEDGTDELDCTCLDYLTTYDSKLICDGNIDCAQGQDEIDCFSCEENQFLCKRSQICLDTKYICDGIPQCPLGEDELDCFTLSNGRNIINDLNGRPEVNLEGFITKKHENNWQIVCEKDMQIETQEETAIHICRYLGFSSANRYLMKYINMQDNLVNNVGDNKKNKRDIDVKIPVHFSFQSENNNHSLRNIIIEKPEIIKEECVPNITRTCMTLYVFCDHSLFTHFNPTQDLRTSKNMEEISTFMWPWVAKLYVDGKFMCTGVLVDLSWVLISHNCLQSYNLSHHYISVLLGSHKTLHSTIGPYEQVYQIDAKKDLYRSRVILLHLKEPAVYTVMVKPMVVTSSFSEDTKNTICVAVGQTKNKTFNVLLKETDDCDLHNRCFIRQEGNDSMCNPGVEPQWSGIISCHTKQGWYPAASFIQHNDCSNRIVGTDIGNLKHEIKYYEEKPLIYSVDENLLDECQGTRCQRGMCIELRNVCDGVTDCEDAADESKDACRKKNDLCALDPLNRGCECPVGQLKCNNGRCILKELFKDGHDDCGDGTDEPGHTKCSDYLRRVMPSRLCDGILHCHDRSDEDPMFCKCHAKRGFKCTGSSTQTEDYCVALDMVCDGVRDCPNGEDEKNCIGLSAPIGTPHGTGEVTIRSHGVWHSKCYSTQNHTKLKLEAICREVGFITGHAKQLPSLEIPQQHRKIVVDTFSDIVLNNNTKVKLRNSNAPMARTVVEENENCYPVFIECL